In a genomic window of Telopea speciosissima isolate NSW1024214 ecotype Mountain lineage chromosome 5, Tspe_v1, whole genome shotgun sequence:
- the LOC122662087 gene encoding myb family transcription factor PHL6 codes for MNRPSMITIKQSESPKRVTHNYSQIHNIFNAESKGQHLLDDDSSSGCSPLYIQTESLNSPSLKRASPYLRQQLSPNPELNGPVSPGSHLQHPKNMFSRSSAFCTSLYLSSSISSETSRQLGNLPFLPHPPTCNQPIAAVHSSKSPLLLSGDFSNQGDEDSSEYLMKDFLNFPGESSDGGFHGENYANESLTFTEQLELQMLSEELDIAITGNVKNPRLDEIYEAPQVSSIPTTGMKCNQDLEPLIPDGQIHQSHPTPVAATAHKPRMRWTPELHERFIEAVNKLDGAEKATPKGILKIMKVEGLTIYHVKSHLQKYRLAKYMPETKEGKKASSSEEKKTTSTECDARVKRSLQVTEALRMQMEVQKQLHEQLEVQRTLQLRIEEHARYLQKILEEQKKAGGTLIAACELPSLPSLTSPQSESEPKPKSSSTCASPQPESKIDSTLTAKHKATDCTQSEQPTCQKRVHCEAKMEIASGETLVENPGQ; via the exons ATGAACCGTCCAAGCATGATTACAATTAAACAGAGTGAGTCTCCTAAGAGAGTGACCCATAACTATTCCCAAATTCATAATATATTCAATGCTGAATCTAAAGGACAACATCTATTGGATGATGATAGTTCATCTGGGTGTTCGCCCCTTTACATACAAACAGAATCACTCAATTCCCCTAGTCTCAAGAGAGCATCCCCGTATCTACGACAGCAGTTAAGCCCAAACCCTGAATTAAATGGCCCTGTCTCTCCTGGTTCTCACCTCCAACATCCCAAAAACATGTTTTCTCGGTCTTCTGCTTTCTGTACCAGTTTATACTTATCTTCTTCAATAAGCTCTGAAACCAGTCGACAGCTTGGCAACCTACCCTTTCTACCTCACCCCCCAACTTGCAACCAACCCATTGCTGCTGTTCATTCATCAAAATCCCCATTGCTCTTGAGTGGGGATTTTAGCAACCAAGGTGATGAAGATAGCTCGGAGTATCTGATGAAGGACTTTCTTAATTTTCCGGGAGAGTCTTCAGATGGTGGCTTTCATGGTGAGAATTATGCAAATGAGAGTTTAACATTTACAGAGCAGTTGGAACTACAGATGTTGTCTGAAGAGCTCGACATAGCTATCACAGGCAATGTGAAAAATCCCAGGCTTGAT GAAATATATGAGGCACCACAAGTTTCATCAATCCCAACAACTGGAATGAAATGCAACCAGGATCTTGAACCTTTGATTCCAGATGGTCAGATCCATCAAAGTCATCCAACTCCTGTAGCTGCCACTGCACACAAGCCAAGAATGAGGTGGACACCTGAGCTTCATGAACGTTTTATTGAAGCTGTGAACAAGCTTGATGGGGCTGAAA AGGCAACCCCAAAGGGTATATTGAAGATTATGAAAGTTGAGGGTTTGACCATCTACCATGTCAAAAGCCATCTGCAG AAATACAGACTGGCAAAGTATATGCCAGAGACAAAAGAAG gCAAGAAAGCTTCTTCCTctgaagaaaagaagacaacTTCAACTGAATGTGATGCACGTGTGAAAAG GAGCTTGCAAGTCACAGAAGCTCTACGCATGCAAATGGAAGTTCAAAAACAGCTTCATGAACAGCTTGAG GTACAAAGGACTCTTCAATTACGTATAGAGGAGCATGCAAGGTATTTGCAGAAGATTttagaagaacaaaagaaagctGGGGGTACCTTAATTGCTGCTTGTGAGCTGCCAAGCCTGCCATCATTGACTAGTCCACAATCAGAATCTGAACCAAAGCCCAAGTCTTCATCTACTTGTGCCTCACCACAACCAGAATCTAAAATTGACTCAACTCTAACAGCAAAGCATAAAGCTACAGATTGTACTCAATCTGAGCAGCCAACTTGTCAGAAACGAGTTCATTGTGAAGCCAAGATGGAAATAGCATCTGGTGAGACTCTGGTTGAGAATCCTGGACAATGA
- the LOC122662730 gene encoding succinate dehydrogenase subunit 5, mitochondrial-like, with the protein MASRTAICRGILRINSSFGLRSTSSWWRDSILSDTVPNNASFGDLVAKCRTVAGQRGLVTSRSNLRGGIGEVSDCRPPFAMGIGSFRSFSEGLTHLPAIADHEIENVFKDLMAASWDELPDALIHDAKKALSKNTEDKASQEILANVFRAAEAVEQFGGVLVSLRMEIDDAIGLSGENVRPLPDELADALRAAHKRYTTYLDAFGLDETYLRKKVETELGTKMIHLKMRCSGLGSEWGKVTVLGTSGLSGSYVEQRAP; encoded by the exons ATGGCATCGAGGACTGCAATTTGCAGGGGAATTCTCAGAATAAACTCGAGTTTTGGACTTCGATCTACTTCTTCTTGGTGGAGAGATTCGATTCTATCTGATACAGTTCCCAATAATGCCAGTTTTGGAGAT TTGGTAGCTAAATGCCGAACTGTTGCTGGTCAACGAGGTTTGGTTACATCCAGGAGCAACCTCAGAGGTGGAATCGGAGAGGTATCAG ATTGCAGACCTCCTTTTGCAATGGGCATTGGCAGTTTCCGCTCATTCAGTGAAGGTTTAACTCACCTGCCTGCCATAGCTGACCATGAAATTGAGAATGTGTTCAAGGATCTAATGGCTGCAAGTTGGGATGAGCTCCCAGATGCCTTAATTCATGATGCCAAGAAGGCATTGTCCAAAAATACAGAGGACAAGGCCAGTCAGGAGATCCTTGCAAATGTCTTTCGTGCAGCTGAGGCTGTAGAGCAGTTTGGTGGTGTTCTTGTATCTTTGAGGATGGAGATTGATGATGCCATTGGATTGAGTGGTGAG AATGTCCGTCCCTTGCCAGATGAGCTTGCAGATGCACTCCGTGCAGCCCACAAACGCTACACAACATATTTGGATGCATTTGGTCTTGATGAGACTTATCTGCGGAAGAAAGTTGAGACTGAATTGGGGACAAAGATGATACACCTAAAGATGAGGTGCAGTGGCCTTGGTTCTGAATGGGGAAAG GTGACAGTTCTTGGAACCTCTGGACTTTCTGGCTCCTATGTCGAGCAAAGAGCCCCATAG